The following is a genomic window from Ardenticatenales bacterium.
TTGAGCCACGGCGGCGCTCTCCAGGAACCAGCCGATGAAGGCGATCCACAACCCGTCTACGAAGTTGCCGCTGAACATTTGCCAGACGCCGAAGAAGATGAAGAGAAAGCCGATGAAGCGTCCGAGGCTGCCGGCAATTTGCGTGGCCCGGCGCAGATTTTTCGTTACACCCCAGACGATGGCGCGGAAGACGCGACCGCCGTCCAGAGGAAATCCGGGAATGAGGTTGAAAAGTACCAGTGAGCCGTTGATGTAGGCCAGGTATTTGCAGAGGGCCAGCAGGGGGGTGATTGACTTGGCGAGGGGTTGGACGATGAAGAAAATGCCGGCAAGTGCCAGACTGACAGCAGGGCCGGCAATAGCGATCCAAAACTCCGATTTGGCGCTGGGTGGCTCTGATTCGATCTGTGCCACGCCGCCGAAAATGAACAACGTGATGCTGCGCACGCGAATCTGGTAGTGCATCGCCACAACAGAGTGACCTAATTCGTGTAGTACAACACTGGTGAACAGCAAAATGGCCGTTAGCGCACCCACAATCCAATATTCGGTCGTGGACCAGTTGCTGAATTCATTCGGATAGTAGCTGGTGGCCAGGGTCCAGGTGAGCAGGCCAAAGACCAGGAACCAGGAGTAGTCCAGGCCAATGGGGATGCCCAGGATTTTGCCGAGGGGAACGTTGTTTCGTCTCATGTGGGTCTCCTTTGTTTGTCGGGGCCACGAGACGCTCTGGGGCAGGGGATAGTCTATGGAGACGAGGATGCCTCCAGGTGTCGCGGTCGGGTTGCGAAAGGCCATGCGGCGCATCTCGTTTGCACGGGATGCACCGCTGATGTTTGGGACTGACGATGAAATAAAGTGCGGAATGGCATCGTCAGTTTGAAGGAACGGTAAAGAAACAACGTTGTTGTCTTATTTGATTCCGTTCCTTACGCTATTATTATGATGGCTGACTATATGAGTGGCGTAAACAGATGGGGGGCAATTATGGGACATTTATGTGAATCTGGAAGAGGATGGAGGGGCGGCCGCAGGGGGGAGTTTGCTGCCGGCATAACGGCTCCCCCGCCGCCGTCAAAGTTGTATTGCCCGCCTGCCGCGCTTCATACACCCCTTGCGCCCCACGCACAACGGCCATGTTCGGTACGCGGCTGACGATACCATCATCCGTCACGTCCACGCTCCACGTATAATCCTCGCCTAGCTTGAGCAAGAAACTGTGTCCCACGGGCACCGTAACGGTCTGGTTATTGTTTGCCAACGTCACCTCCAGGTTTTCACCGTCGGGAGTGTCTGTGTTGCTGGTTGTGCCGCCGCTTGTTTGAGGCAACGTCATCATGGTCGTGAATGCGCGCCAGTTCTGACCGCCGTCATGTGTGACGAAAAGCTGCTGGCCGTTGCTAAACCAGCCATCGTGGCTGTTTACGAAGTTGAGGGAGCCGCGCAGTTCGCTGCTGGGGAAGGGGGCGACGGGTGTCCAGTTCTGGCCGCCGTCGTGGGTGGCGAAGAGTTGCTGTCCGTCCGTGAGCCATCCGTCTGTGGGGTTGATGAATGCCGGCATTCCCATCACCGCGAAAGAGGGCAAAATCACGGAAGTCCAGGACATCCCATCTTCCGTCATGTACAACACCGTGCTCTCAGGCGACTCGTAGATGCGCAACAAAAGCAAGATGCGACCATTGTTCACCAGTGGCGCATCAAAATAGCACTGGCACTGCGTAAACAAATCCTCGCTGTATCCCAGGGGCGTGGGAAGTGTTGCTGGTGTCCATGTTGTGCCGGCATCGTGCGTCACGAAAAAGAAAATGGGGCCGCCCGGACAGCCACCCGTTGCCCAGCCCGTGTCCGCGTTGACGAACACCAGCCCTGACTTTTGGCATCCAAAAGGCAGGCTGCCCGCCGTGGAATCCTGCGCCCCCGCCGTGTGGGAGACGCGCGTCCATGTCTGGCCTCCGTCCGTGGTACGCAGCACATCCACCGCCTTCGAACCCGCCGCCGCGCCCAGCCCAACCATCATCCAGCCATGCATTGGGTCGCTAAAAGCGATATTGAACGGCGCGGCGTAAGGTTCCGTCGCCACGCTGCTCAATTGCCAGGATTGGCCGCCATCTCCGGTGGCGTACACGGCGAACACGCTATGCGCGGCGTCGCTGTAAGCCACAAACCAGGCATTAGCCTCATCCATAAAATAAGCGTGCAGAATATCTTCCGTAGCCACCTGCGCCGGGGTGACATCTTGCCACCATGCGCCGCCGTCGTTCGTGCGCAAGATGCGCCCCACATTGGCCCCTTCATTGCCACCTGTGGCCCAACCCACGTCGGGCGACATCATCCGCACATTGGTGATTTGAATGGGTTGCAGGGACGCGGGCGAAACTACAACCGTTGGCTCCACCGCCGTTGGCGCCGCCGTCGGTTCCGGCGCGGCGGGTGTATCCGTTGCCGCCAGCGTGGGCGTCGTGGTCGGGGCAACAGTGGCTGCCACGAGCGTCGTAATCGGTGTCGTCGTAACCATTGCCGTGCCTTCCCCCGCCGTGCAGGCGGAAAGGAGCAGCAGTGTACCCAGGCTCCAGACCCAGGCGTAACGCAAAACAAGGTGGAAATACGTCATTGTTTTCATAATGAGCCTCATGGCGTGTCATTCAAAAGACTACAAAAGTCTCTTGGTGGGGGTGTCGAGTCGGAGTTGGCAGAAGAGTTCTGTAGTCTGTTTGTGGACCGACATGGAGCAGTTTTGAAACCTGCTCCAGTCTGAATTTGATGGTTTAGACGGTCCCCTGACGCGAATAGTTCCCCGGTTGCCGCGCCCTGGTCTCGTACCCTGGGTAGAAAATCCCGCGCAATTCCTTGACGCATCGTGGGCGTAGTGCTATGATGCCGCACGATAAAATCCACGAGAAAAACCATCAGGTTTCCGCGGAGCGTGAAGAGAGAAAGATGCTTCTCAATGACGTGTACACCTACTTCTATTTTGCGAATCAGCCCCCGGCGCCGCGTCTGGCACAGGAGGTTCGTTCTGCTTAAATAGAAGCGGACGAAACAGTTTTTTCGGAGACGCGGCCCCCCAGCCGCGTCTTTTTTTTGTTCCAACTTCAAGGGCGTTGCCTATGCGCGCAGCACGTCATGCGAGATGAAAACGTCAACACAGATTTCGCCGATGACGCAGATTTACCCCTGATGATGGTTAACGGCCAACCGCCGCCGTCGTAGCCCGATTTTCCAAATCGGGCGGGCGATTTGGAAAATCGCCCAACAGTTCTTGCCGATGACGCAGGTTTACCCTTGATGATGGTTGCGGATGGCGTTTCTGCCAACTGGCAACTATCAACTGGCAACTATCAACTGCGAACTACAAACGGCTAACCGCCGCCGTCGTAGCCCGATTTTCCAAATCGCCCTACATTTCCAGAGGAGAAAAAGATGATCGTTGTGATGCAGCCGCAAGCGAAGGAAACAGATGTGCAAGCCCTGATCGCTCGGGTGGAGGCGGCGGGGTGCAAGGTGCATACGAGTGTGGGCGTAGACCGCACGGTGATTGGCGTCATTGGGGATGGGACGATTATTGACGCGCGCCAGATCAGTCGCATGGAAGGCGTGGAGAACGTCGTGCCCATCAGCAAGCCGTACAAGGCGGCCAGCCGAGAATTTCATCCGGGAGACACGGTGTTTGACGTGGGCGGGGTGAGGATCGGCGGGCGTGATTTGGTGATGATTGCCGGACCATGTTCCGTGGAGGGGCGCGCGCACCTGCTGGAACTGGCGCACGCCTGCCAGGAAGCGGGCGCGACGGTGCTGCGAGGTGGGGCGTACAAACCGCGCACTTCTCCTTATGCTTTTCAGGGGTTGCAGGAGGAAGGGCTGCGCTACCTGGCGGAGGCGCGCGAGGCCACGGGCATGCCCGTTATCAGCGAAGTGATGGATCCCGCGCTGGTCCCTTTGATGTGCGAGTATGTGGATATTTTGCAGATTGGGGCGCGCAATATGCAGAACTATGCGTTGTTGAATGCGGTGGGTAAGTCGGGGCATCCGGTGTTGCTCAAACGCAGCTTCAGCGGAACGATTTTGGAGTGGTTGATGTGCGCCGAGTACATTCTCAGCCACGGCAACACCCGCGTAATTTTGTGCGAGCGGGGCATTCGCGCCAATGAGACGGAAACGCGCAATACGTTTGACCTGAACGCCATTCCCGTCATCAAGCAGCTTTCTCACCTGCCAATTGTGGCCGACCCTAGCCACGCGACGGGGAAATGGGAGTATGTGGGGGCGGTGGCGCGGGGGGCGGTGGCCGCGGGCGCGGATGGGCTGATGGTTGAGGTGCATCCGCGGCCTGATGAGGCCTGGTCGGATGGCCGCCAGTCGTTGAAACCGGAGCGTTATGCGCAGTTGGTGCGGGAGGCGCGGCAGGTGGCGCAGGCTGTGGGGCGTGATGTGCCCTGGCCGATGGATGGGTATCCTGGCAATGGTTATTTGCCGGCAAGGGCGGCTGTGCCGAGTGGTGATTATTGAGGCAGGCGGATGGGAACGTTTCAGGCGGTGGGGAAGTTTGCTATACTTTTGCGGCAAACGCATTCTCCATGCGCAAGGGGCATCACGCGAGACGAAAGATGAAGATATCTCTGGCTCTTGCGGATTTCGCAGATTCTGCCCCACATATGGGTTTGGCGGCGAGGCTTTAGCCGGTTCTTGCGCACAAATTCCGGCTAAAGCCTCCACTCCCCGCGAATTCCTGAAGAGCCAGAAAGTTCCAGAAAGATTGTTTTCGTAGGAGTCGATAGAGGACAACATGCTCGATCAGGCACAGTTCCGGCGCATTGCGCGCGTTCTGCCCTTTTTGCAGCGGGCGGATGCGTCCCTGAGGCGTGAATTTCAGCAAAACACCTTTTATGCGCGTATTCCCGTCGGTCAGGATGTGTTCTTGGAGGGGGACAGCGCCGATGCTATTGCTTTGTTGATTGCCGGCATTGTCCGCGTCTACAAAATTGGCGAAACAGGACGAGAGATCACCCTCTATCGCTTTGGCCTGGGGGAGTCGTGCATTCTGACGGCCAATGCCATCCTCAGCCAGCATCGTTTTCCGGCTATTGCCACCGTGGAAGAGACGGCGGAGGCGGTGATGGTTCCGGCGGATGTGTTCCGCGACTGGGTGCGCCGTTACGATGGATGGCGCGACTTTGTCTTTGACCTGCTGTCGCAGCGCCTGGTGAGCATGATGGCGACTGTGGATGAAGTCGCCTTTCGTCGCATGGATGCGCGGGTGGCGGCCCTGCTTCTGGATCGCTGCCGCCGCCAGAACCCCATCCGCATCACGCATCAGGAGATCGCCGCCGATTTGGGGAGTTCGCGGGAGGTGATCAGCCGCATTTTGGAGGGATTTGCCGGTGAGGGGATGGTGCGGACGGGTCGTGGCATGATTGAGGTGGCTGATGTGGCGCGGTTGCAAGAGCGGGCGGTTATGTGACTTTGTCACAGACAGAGGGCAGGCTATTTTCTATACTGTGAGTAGATTTTTACATGGATCGGGTGACGAAAGGAGGGCGCGGCAGAGCGTCGCGCTTGCGTTTGTCCTCGTGGCGAATGCCGGCACGATTTCCCAAGGAGTGGAAATT
Proteins encoded in this region:
- a CDS encoding site-2 protease family protein yields the protein MRRNNVPLGKILGIPIGLDYSWFLVFGLLTWTLATSYYPNEFSNWSTTEYWIVGALTAILLFTSVVLHELGHSVVAMHYQIRVRSITLFIFGGVAQIESEPPSAKSEFWIAIAGPAVSLALAGIFFIVQPLAKSITPLLALCKYLAYINGSLVLFNLIPGFPLDGGRVFRAIVWGVTKNLRRATQIAGSLGRFIGFLFIFFGVWQMFSGNFVDGLWIAFIGWFLESAAVAQIQQQEFQALLSGHKVSEAMNQSYTAVDAGTPLDQLVGTQILGRGQRSFIVEQNAEAVGLLTLHHIKEIPPAEWPITTAGQIMIPIANLKQISPTTPLWQAMELMDRDGVNQLPVTTDGHLRGMFSREDLISYLRTLHELET
- the aroF gene encoding 3-deoxy-7-phosphoheptulonate synthase; the encoded protein is MIVVMQPQAKETDVQALIARVEAAGCKVHTSVGVDRTVIGVIGDGTIIDARQISRMEGVENVVPISKPYKAASREFHPGDTVFDVGGVRIGGRDLVMIAGPCSVEGRAHLLELAHACQEAGATVLRGGAYKPRTSPYAFQGLQEEGLRYLAEAREATGMPVISEVMDPALVPLMCEYVDILQIGARNMQNYALLNAVGKSGHPVLLKRSFSGTILEWLMCAEYILSHGNTRVILCERGIRANETETRNTFDLNAIPVIKQLSHLPIVADPSHATGKWEYVGAVARGAVAAGADGLMVEVHPRPDEAWSDGRQSLKPERYAQLVREARQVAQAVGRDVPWPMDGYPGNGYLPARAAVPSGDY
- a CDS encoding Crp/Fnr family transcriptional regulator; the protein is MLDQAQFRRIARVLPFLQRADASLRREFQQNTFYARIPVGQDVFLEGDSADAIALLIAGIVRVYKIGETGREITLYRFGLGESCILTANAILSQHRFPAIATVEETAEAVMVPADVFRDWVRRYDGWRDFVFDLLSQRLVSMMATVDEVAFRRMDARVAALLLDRCRRQNPIRITHQEIAADLGSSREVISRILEGFAGEGMVRTGRGMIEVADVARLQERAVM